A single region of the Melospiza georgiana isolate bMelGeo1 chromosome 7, bMelGeo1.pri, whole genome shotgun sequence genome encodes:
- the LOC131085827 gene encoding baculoviral IAP repeat-containing protein 5.1-like has protein sequence MERLLQELSSASKLLIDYKEMYEYENRLKTFTKWPFQENCRCSPENMAKAGFIHCPSASEQDIAKCFFCLLELVGWEPNDDPWEEHTKRHTCDFLALPKHFDDLTMEEYYMLELTRLKTFIRKVGNRTINAFEEEVAATRQRLQNYFGSGASLPALPPVGDEPAAQEPGGSAAGPTEPRTSEL, from the exons atggagaggctgctgcaggagctcagctcagcttcCAAGCTCTTAATTGACTATAAGGAGATGTATGAGTATGAGAACCGTCTGAAAACCTTCACCAAGTGGCCCTTCCAGGAAAACTGCAGGTGCTCTCCAGAGAAT ATGGCAAAGGCTGGCTTCATCCACTGCCCAAGTGCAAGTGAACAAGATATagcaaaatgtttcttttgcttGTTAGAACTGGTGGGCTGGGAACCAAATGATGACCCATG GGAGGAACACACCAAACGTCACACCTGTGACTTCTTAGCCCTTCCCAAGCACTTTGATGATCTGACAATGGAGGAGTACTACATGCTGGAGCTGACACGGCTGAAGACCTTCATT CGCAAAGTTGGCAACCGCACAATAAACGCTTTTGAAGAAGAAGTCGCGGCGACgaggcagaggctgcagaatTACTTCGGCTCCGGAGCCTCGCTGCCGGCACTGCCGCCTGTCGGGGATGAgcctgcagcccaggagccGGGAGGCTCAGCTGCCGGCCCCACGGAGCCCAGGACAAGTGAGCTGTGA